One window of Chitinophagaceae bacterium genomic DNA carries:
- a CDS encoding TonB-dependent receptor, producing the protein MKHFLLTVAFLITAINLSFAGDILKGKVIDSEGNILSGANVYWLSYQKGTATDENGSFSLVKPDEMPQPLVISFVGYTPDTVQVSAKMDLLTVTLLESYLSEIEIKGKNPATYLSKRAAPVQVITSEELTRSACCDLTGCFETNTAVHSSTSNVITSAKELEMLGLDGVYNYQTLDGFPLFKGLSYTYGMSTWPGVFVDEIHISKGSNSVLRGYEGMSGEINFETVSPAKSDKFFLNLYMNNYLEHQANTWFSFGDNNYKGLIGAHYTGPGRETDRNNNGFLDQAVIERYMFVSKNSLSVNRLKWDNTLRWVSEHRRGGETGFVPSQHRLQSEVYGQSISYFQPEFYSRLSWKINDFNTLLFNVSASYHQQESYYGTTSYEAEQTSLFAELRHDIEFNDISELKYGLQFRLQDITQKIEFAETVPHKNYEGKYRKEDYTTGFFAEKHTNLISNRLNLVKGVRIDHHQQFGVNVTPRLLIRYSLLPELEARALIGTAWRSPDFIPENTALLSSGRDMPVHMFHLLPERSLNYGAQLVYNWNHHQLNGYISGEYFFTRFSRMHTPDLDVPGIVGLPAGGIEAYFGNFLFEKGLNINDNIDLKAGYVYHHSARELDDEKKKFDLSPTHKFLAVVSFNAFDNRLKTDANLHIYGKQRLPQLIAVEDENTTGYTKPFAVLNFQIGWSFDKIDVYSGVENVFDFRQKQPILGYENPFDSNFDPSIVWGPVRGREIYAGIRWRPFSN; encoded by the coding sequence ATGAAACATTTTTTGTTAACAGTTGCTTTTTTGATAACCGCCATAAATTTAAGTTTTGCCGGAGACATACTTAAAGGCAAAGTTATCGATAGTGAGGGAAATATTCTTTCCGGAGCAAATGTGTATTGGTTGTCATACCAAAAAGGTACTGCTACTGATGAAAATGGTTCTTTTTCTTTAGTGAAACCGGACGAAATGCCTCAGCCTCTTGTAATTAGTTTTGTCGGCTATACTCCTGATACAGTTCAGGTTAGTGCCAAAATGGACTTGCTGACTGTTACTTTGCTTGAGAGCTATTTATCTGAAATAGAAATTAAAGGCAAAAACCCGGCGACTTACCTGTCCAAACGAGCAGCACCGGTACAGGTTATTACCTCTGAAGAGTTAACCAGATCCGCTTGCTGTGATTTAACCGGGTGTTTCGAGACAAATACAGCTGTTCATTCCTCTACCTCAAATGTGATAACAAGTGCCAAGGAGCTTGAAATGCTCGGACTGGACGGAGTTTATAATTATCAAACACTGGATGGTTTCCCACTTTTTAAAGGCTTAAGCTATACTTATGGAATGAGTACCTGGCCGGGAGTATTTGTAGATGAGATTCATATTTCAAAAGGTTCAAATTCTGTGCTTAGAGGCTATGAAGGAATGAGTGGCGAAATAAATTTTGAAACAGTTTCTCCTGCCAAATCAGATAAGTTTTTTCTAAACCTTTATATGAATAATTACCTGGAACATCAGGCAAATACCTGGTTTTCTTTTGGTGATAATAATTACAAAGGACTTATAGGTGCACACTACACAGGGCCGGGAAGAGAAACAGACAGAAATAATAATGGATTTTTAGATCAGGCAGTTATTGAACGATATATGTTTGTGAGTAAAAATTCTTTATCTGTAAATCGATTGAAATGGGATAATACTTTACGCTGGGTAAGTGAACACAGAAGGGGTGGAGAAACAGGTTTTGTTCCTTCGCAACATCGTTTGCAATCTGAAGTATATGGGCAATCAATCAGTTATTTTCAACCGGAATTTTACTCGAGACTCAGTTGGAAAATCAATGATTTTAATACTCTTTTATTTAATGTTTCTGCTTCATATCATCAGCAGGAAAGTTATTACGGAACCACCTCTTATGAGGCTGAGCAGACAAGCCTTTTTGCAGAGTTAAGGCATGATATAGAGTTTAATGATATTAGTGAGTTAAAATATGGATTACAGTTTCGACTACAGGATATTACTCAGAAAATAGAGTTTGCTGAAACTGTTCCGCATAAGAATTATGAAGGAAAGTATCGAAAAGAAGATTACACTACCGGATTTTTTGCTGAAAAGCATACAAATTTGATATCTAACAGATTAAACTTAGTTAAAGGTGTTCGCATAGATCATCATCAGCAGTTTGGAGTTAATGTTACCCCGCGCTTATTAATTCGTTACAGCCTTTTGCCGGAACTGGAAGCCCGTGCGTTGATAGGTACTGCCTGGAGAAGTCCTGATTTTATTCCGGAAAATACAGCTTTGCTGAGCTCGGGAAGAGATATGCCGGTGCATATGTTTCACCTTTTGCCTGAAAGAAGCCTGAACTACGGAGCACAACTTGTTTATAACTGGAACCATCACCAATTGAATGGTTATATAAGCGGGGAGTATTTTTTTACCCGATTTTCAAGAATGCATACACCTGATTTAGATGTTCCCGGAATTGTGGGTTTGCCTGCCGGTGGAATTGAAGCTTATTTTGGAAACTTCCTTTTTGAAAAGGGTCTGAATATTAATGATAATATAGATCTTAAAGCCGGTTATGTCTATCACCATTCAGCCAGAGAATTAGACGATGAGAAAAAGAAATTTGATTTAAGTCCTACGCATAAGTTTTTAGCTGTTGTTTCATTCAATGCTTTTGATAATCGCTTAAAAACAGATGCAAATCTTCATATTTACGGTAAGCAAAGACTGCCTCAATTGATAGCTGTGGAAGATGAGAATACTACCGGATACACTAAGCCATTTGCGGTACTGAATTTTCAGATTGGCTGGTCATTTGATAAAATTGATGTGTATAGTGGTGTAGAAAATGTCTTTGATTTCCGACAAAAGCAGCCCATTTTGGGTTATGAAAACCCATTTGACTCAAATTTTGACCCGTCAATTGTTTGGGGTCCGGTTAGAGGAAGAGAAATCTACGCAGGTATCAGGTGGAGGCCATTTAGCAATTAA
- a CDS encoding T9SS C-terminal target domain-containing protein — protein sequence MVFRVFISLLFCCNIVFTQNIQAQCTPDMTQVNPGLEPDQNLTPCFVRNSTLSVTLNFKNLDEFSPPGFPSGFPIRSTTIDSIVNLPCGLEWSTNYSDNTFSAGEAGCIQIFGITDDLAGQYNIDIWASIDIDMQGSPFPFPPIDVNLSDWGYDYHIRVREQASPCPDVGSSDSPERTACFALEAPEFTPSAVCNEGDTILITFNSSETFDSTNVFAVELSDENGDFSSPVIIGTLESTTAAPIECIIPPSLTAGNDYRIRIHASSPEIISFVSNNSFEILPIPAEPEITANENVLASSYSTGNQWFLNGELIEGAEGQFYTAEESGFYTVIYTSPEGCSSELSEVYNLTISGLGELQSANSRLLVYPNPATMMLYWKLPDNLSNIKSATVYHVDGRRVFDLKNLEKGYINLEKVSPGIYFLKIKGEKFKLTERFVVF from the coding sequence ATGGTTTTTCGAGTTTTTATTTCATTGCTTTTCTGTTGTAATATTGTTTTTACTCAAAACATTCAGGCTCAGTGTACTCCGGACATGACTCAAGTTAATCCGGGATTAGAGCCGGATCAGAATTTAACTCCTTGTTTTGTCAGAAACAGCACTTTGTCTGTGACACTTAACTTTAAAAACTTAGATGAATTCAGTCCGCCCGGTTTTCCAAGTGGTTTTCCTATTCGTTCTACCACTATAGATAGTATTGTAAATTTACCCTGTGGACTGGAATGGTCTACAAATTATTCTGACAATACATTTTCAGCAGGTGAAGCAGGTTGCATACAGATTTTTGGAATAACAGATGACCTCGCAGGCCAATATAATATTGACATTTGGGCTTCTATTGACATTGATATGCAGGGTAGTCCTTTTCCATTTCCACCTATAGATGTTAATCTATCTGACTGGGGTTATGATTATCATATAAGGGTACGCGAACAAGCTAGCCCATGTCCTGATGTAGGAAGTTCTGACAGTCCCGAAAGAACTGCTTGTTTTGCACTTGAAGCTCCTGAATTTACACCTTCAGCCGTTTGCAATGAAGGTGACACAATCTTGATAACATTTAACAGCTCTGAAACTTTTGACTCAACAAATGTTTTTGCAGTTGAGCTTTCAGATGAAAATGGTGACTTCAGCAGTCCGGTTATAATCGGCACTTTAGAAAGCACCACTGCAGCCCCTATTGAATGTATAATTCCACCATCACTTACAGCCGGTAACGATTATAGAATCCGTATACACGCTTCTTCACCGGAAATAATCAGTTTTGTTTCAAATAATAGTTTTGAGATTTTACCAATCCCTGCAGAACCGGAAATTACGGCAAATGAAAATGTTTTAGCCTCTTCCTATTCAACCGGCAATCAATGGTTTTTAAATGGTGAATTAATTGAGGGCGCCGAAGGGCAATTTTACACTGCCGAAGAAAGTGGTTTTTACACCGTAATTTATACAAGTCCTGAAGGCTGTAGTTCTGAATTATCTGAAGTATATAATCTTACTATTTCAGGGCTTGGCGAGCTGCAATCCGCAAATAGCAGACTTTTAGTTTACCCCAATCCTGCAACAATGATGCTTTACTGGAAACTTCCCGATAACTTATCTAATATTAAATCAGCGACAGTCTACCATGTAGATGGCCGAAGAGTTTTTGATCTAAAAAATTTGGAAAAGGGTTATATTAATCTGGAAAAGGTAAGTCCGGGGATTTATTTTCTAAAAATTAAGGGAGAAAAATTTAAATTGACAGAGCGATTTGTAGTTTTTTAA
- a CDS encoding ATPase, whose translation MNTRVIKSGGELVIFEKEKLFRSLKSAGANEDEINRVWHKIKPKIEAENISTRKIFQLAFNTLKKQRAGIAARYKLKNAMRELGPSGYYFEKLMSHVFMNAGYKTKTNLILSGKCINHEVDVQFTNQSEVNWAECKFSNKAGQKVDVKVALYFSARFMDLKSAGEVSAKPRNYFPWLISNNRFTKDAMDYGECAGIKMLSWDYPNKDSLKKLIEKHNAYPITCLTSITLNEKKLLLSEDVIVCNQIDINKLEKTLHLSPVRKSKIIEECKWLS comes from the coding sequence ATGAATACAAGGGTTATTAAATCCGGAGGTGAATTAGTAATTTTTGAAAAAGAGAAACTTTTTCGATCGCTTAAGTCGGCGGGAGCAAATGAAGATGAAATTAATCGTGTCTGGCACAAAATAAAGCCTAAAATAGAGGCTGAAAATATCTCCACCCGTAAAATTTTTCAACTTGCTTTTAATACACTTAAAAAGCAAAGAGCCGGAATAGCTGCGAGGTATAAATTAAAAAACGCCATGAGGGAATTAGGTCCTTCAGGGTATTATTTTGAAAAGCTTATGTCTCATGTTTTTATGAATGCAGGCTATAAAACAAAAACAAATCTAATTTTATCAGGAAAATGCATCAATCATGAAGTGGATGTTCAGTTTACGAATCAAAGTGAAGTGAACTGGGCAGAATGTAAATTTTCAAATAAAGCCGGCCAGAAAGTAGATGTAAAAGTGGCTTTATATTTTAGTGCACGATTTATGGACTTAAAAAGTGCCGGAGAGGTATCTGCCAAACCACGAAATTATTTCCCATGGTTGATATCTAATAATCGTTTTACTAAAGATGCAATGGATTATGGTGAATGTGCCGGCATTAAAATGCTTTCATGGGATTATCCAAATAAAGACAGCTTAAAAAAGCTTATTGAAAAACACAATGCATATCCCATAACCTGCCTGACAAGTATTACACTAAATGAAAAAAAACTTTTACTAAGTGAAGATGTGATAGTGTGTAATCAAATAGATATAAATAAACTTGAAAAAACTCTACATTTAAGCCCGGTAAGAAAGTCAAAAATAATTGAAGAATGTAAGTGGCTTAGTTAA